One Candidatus Cloacimonadota bacterium genomic window carries:
- the pgsA gene encoding CDP-diacylglycerol--glycerol-3-phosphate 3-phosphatidyltransferase, which produces MRNLPNLLTLLRVLLIPVFAWLVFFSAVPNRVAWALLVFAAASFTDWLDGHLARKWQVISDFGKIADPLADKLLVLSALAALTWLDPYRLVWPIFALIALRELGITILREVYKRRGIIMPADKLGKLKTVLQMAGIILALALWAWKPGAAASAAARTAAHLWFGAVTLLTLASGLNYLRPKKFTPAQEAK; this is translated from the coding sequence ATGCGTAATCTGCCAAACCTGCTCACCTTGCTGCGGGTGCTGCTGATCCCCGTGTTCGCATGGCTGGTCTTCTTCAGCGCCGTCCCCAACCGCGTGGCCTGGGCCCTGCTGGTTTTTGCCGCGGCTTCCTTCACGGATTGGCTGGATGGCCATCTGGCCAGAAAATGGCAGGTGATCAGCGATTTCGGCAAGATCGCCGACCCTTTGGCGGACAAGCTTTTGGTGCTGTCCGCCCTCGCCGCGCTCACCTGGCTGGATCCCTATCGCCTCGTCTGGCCCATCTTCGCCCTCATCGCCCTGCGCGAACTGGGCATCACCATCCTGCGCGAGGTTTACAAGCGCCGCGGGATCATCATGCCCGCGGACAAGCTGGGCAAGCTGAAAACCGTGTTGCAGATGGCCGGTATCATCCTCGCCCTCGCCCTCTGGGCCTGGAAACCCGGTGCTGCCGCCTCTGCCGCCGCCCGGACCGCCGCCCACCTCTGGTTTGGGGCGGTCACTTTGCTTACCCTGGCCAGCGGATTAAATTATCTGAGGCCGAAGAAATTCACTCCGGCCCAGGAGGCAAAATGA
- a CDS encoding methyltransferase, translated as MELWPGGPRINQHSQAQPVSHAAVALQQAALELFGPGPRRVLDLGSGCGIVALMLALRRPLWRLEGLEVQPGLVSLARANAILCGADILFHPGDLRFFTASEPFDLIISNPPWLLPGSGKTSPSQARNLSRFELLGGLDDVLACVKRNLAPAGEALLLYPEARVAGLSKGAPKTLLDIISLFPASGLQEHTICHIRHKGQ; from the coding sequence GTGGAGCTGTGGCCGGGCGGACCCCGGATCAACCAGCATTCGCAGGCGCAGCCGGTTTCCCACGCTGCCGTCGCGCTGCAGCAGGCAGCGCTGGAACTCTTTGGTCCCGGTCCGCGGCGGGTGCTCGATCTGGGCAGCGGCTGCGGGATCGTGGCCCTGATGCTGGCGCTGCGCCGTCCCCTCTGGCGGCTCGAAGGCCTGGAGGTGCAGCCGGGTCTTGTCTCCCTGGCCCGGGCCAACGCCATCCTCTGCGGAGCGGACATCCTTTTCCACCCCGGCGATCTGCGCTTTTTCACCGCCTCCGAGCCCTTTGACCTCATCATTTCGAACCCGCCCTGGCTGCTGCCCGGCAGCGGGAAAACCAGTCCCAGCCAAGCCCGCAATCTCAGCCGCTTTGAGTTGCTGGGCGGGCTGGACGACGTGCTGGCCTGCGTGAAGCGCAATCTGGCCCCGGCCGGCGAGGCCCTCCTGCTCTATCCGGAAGCGCGGGTGGCAGGGCTTTCGAAGGGCGCTCCCAAGACTTTGCTTGACATAATTTCCCTCTTTCCCGCCTCTGGTTTGCAAGAACACACCATCTGCCATATCCGGCATAAAGGACAATGA
- a CDS encoding thiamine diphosphokinase, protein MRSGARTAWLFTATSPEEIFGGYASIDPGRDLVIAVDAGLERVHALGLTPGLIIGDMDSVDAELLDRHSACEQLRHPAHKNETDTELALLWCLEAGVAEVVICNGLEGRFDHSLALLQNLDFLRAQGLPARIESARQKVWFLKPETLISGCRGCLLSLLAWGSEADLTSSEGLQYPLAGLTLFPQKARGVSNRIEADTATVRLASGIILAILTK, encoded by the coding sequence ATGAGATCAGGGGCCCGCACCGCCTGGCTGTTCACAGCCACCAGCCCGGAGGAGATCTTTGGCGGCTATGCCTCCATCGATCCAGGCCGGGACCTGGTGATCGCCGTGGATGCCGGTTTGGAGCGGGTTCACGCCCTGGGGCTGACTCCCGGCCTGATCATCGGGGACATGGATTCGGTGGACGCGGAACTGCTGGACCGCCATTCCGCCTGCGAGCAGCTGCGCCATCCCGCCCACAAGAACGAGACCGATACCGAACTCGCGCTGCTTTGGTGCCTGGAAGCCGGAGTGGCCGAGGTGGTTATCTGCAACGGCCTGGAAGGGCGTTTCGACCACAGCCTGGCCTTGCTGCAAAATCTGGATTTCCTGCGCGCCCAGGGTCTGCCCGCCCGGATCGAATCCGCCCGGCAGAAGGTCTGGTTCCTGAAGCCTGAAACGCTGATCAGCGGATGCCGGGGCTGCCTGCTTTCCCTGCTGGCCTGGGGTTCAGAAGCGGATTTAACAAGCTCCGAGGGCCTGCAATATCCCCTGGCCGGGCTGACCCTCTTTCCCCAAAAAGCGCGCGGAGTGAGCAACCGGATCGAAGCTGATACAGCAACGGTCAGACTTGCCAGCGGAATAATTCTGGCTATATTGACTAAATAA
- a CDS encoding M23 family metallopeptidase, giving the protein MKEDKKLRELQPELYPDRRIKFTVDNMGSKHSLALRPWVLVLVAALLLTGLALLAIFAGRGPGAADAELLAKLEKENKFLQEKVGGYEAELDSVMATLDTLNINVPSDTLSYPSYSEEPFGPENKLQVHPGLEKKLIGIEVKLANIKQRLGFALEESRGDFKLPFGFDRHGDGIPSIQPTFGEIVSGWGTRRHPVLGGYRFHQGIDIANKIGTPVYATADGVVERAQTENGWGKVININHTDGYRTLYAHLHSIKVRVGDVVSKGQIIGLMGSTGMSTGPHLHYGVYRDDKSVDPVYYLNRLDTSTYASNGR; this is encoded by the coding sequence ATGAAGGAAGATAAGAAACTGCGCGAGCTGCAGCCGGAGCTTTATCCGGACCGCCGGATCAAGTTCACGGTGGACAACATGGGCAGCAAACACAGCCTGGCCCTGCGCCCCTGGGTGCTGGTGCTGGTGGCGGCGCTGCTGCTCACCGGCCTGGCGCTGCTGGCGATATTTGCCGGCAGGGGACCCGGCGCCGCGGATGCGGAGCTGCTGGCCAAGCTGGAAAAGGAAAACAAGTTCCTGCAGGAAAAGGTGGGCGGCTACGAAGCGGAACTGGATTCCGTGATGGCCACCCTGGACACCCTGAACATCAATGTGCCCTCGGACACGCTGTCCTATCCCTCCTACAGCGAGGAACCCTTTGGCCCCGAAAACAAGCTGCAGGTGCATCCCGGGCTGGAAAAGAAACTCATCGGCATCGAGGTCAAGCTGGCCAACATCAAGCAGCGCCTGGGCTTTGCCCTCGAGGAAAGCAGGGGGGATTTCAAGCTTCCCTTCGGTTTTGACCGTCACGGAGACGGCATTCCCTCCATCCAGCCCACTTTCGGCGAGATCGTGAGCGGCTGGGGCACCCGCAGGCACCCGGTTTTGGGCGGATACCGCTTCCATCAGGGCATCGACATCGCGAACAAGATCGGCACGCCCGTCTATGCCACCGCCGACGGGGTGGTGGAACGCGCCCAGACGGAAAACGGCTGGGGCAAGGTGATAAACATCAACCACACCGACGGTTACAGAACCCTTTACGCGCATCTGCACAGCATCAAGGTGAGGGTGGGCGATGTGGTGAGCAAAGGCCAGATCATCGGCCTGATGGGCAGCACGGGAATGTCCACCGGTCCCCATCTGCATTACGGGGTGTACCGCGACGACAAGTCCGTGGACCCGGTTTATTACCTGAACCGCCTGGACACCAGCACCTACGCCTCCAACGGCAGATGA
- the dut gene encoding dUTP diphosphatase, which produces MKIRYKLLSLTALPPRRMTENSAGWDLSADLREPEILEPGDRAAIPTGIAVEIPRGYEGQVRPRSGLALHQGLGVLNSPGTIDADYRGEVKVILINSSAETVIIQPCMRVAQLVICPVAEAGFVECEELGDSGRSDGGFGHTGH; this is translated from the coding sequence ATGAAGATCCGCTATAAACTGCTCAGCCTCACCGCCCTGCCGCCCCGGCGCATGACGGAAAACAGCGCGGGCTGGGATCTGAGCGCGGACCTGCGCGAACCCGAAATCTTGGAGCCGGGCGACCGGGCGGCCATCCCCACCGGCATCGCCGTGGAAATCCCCCGCGGCTATGAAGGCCAGGTGCGGCCCCGCAGCGGTCTCGCCCTGCATCAGGGCCTGGGCGTTTTGAACAGCCCCGGCACCATCGATGCCGATTACCGCGGCGAGGTGAAAGTGATCCTGATCAACAGCTCCGCCGAAACGGTGATCATCCAGCCCTGCATGCGCGTGGCGCAGCTGGTGATCTGTCCGGTGGCGGAGGCAGGCTTTGTGGAATGTGAGGAACTCGGAGACAGCGGCAGGTCCGACGGAGGCTTCGGACACACGGGACACTGA
- a CDS encoding DUF4837 family protein yields the protein MKKFILPMALLLLALAGCGREPAPSNHFERYDGLIDPAKPIAYGEDHEVHLFAAGANLPAVKPPLEASLARGVTIVVEEQYFSVNFQEAAALNDFKPYKNLVYCGTVAGRDPVSLHITKTLAPELVKAAQASGAELFVINNHYSRDQLILYLLAKDSAALAKLAADRSEQIFGYLLDRYRQRLARAAYQNAVIEDKFFADRPFSIKIPNIYRLWKDDKTGRFLSFIFQPAKPTRDKADKYISVYHEPMAANQVTPEWVYKTRQELGKKFMDGDYILEDRYRTEPDSIAGFKGLRMTGHWVNESAGGFGGGFQTWAFWHEASQTAYLIDNIAFFRDGWKLPALLELGMISQSLEPK from the coding sequence ATGAAGAAGTTTATATTGCCCATGGCGTTGCTGCTGCTCGCTTTGGCTGGTTGCGGAAGGGAACCCGCCCCTTCGAACCACTTTGAAAGATACGACGGGCTGATCGACCCCGCCAAGCCCATCGCCTACGGGGAGGATCACGAGGTCCACCTGTTCGCGGCCGGCGCCAATCTGCCCGCGGTGAAGCCACCCCTGGAGGCCAGCCTCGCCCGCGGGGTCACCATCGTGGTGGAGGAACAGTATTTCTCCGTCAACTTTCAGGAGGCGGCCGCGCTCAACGACTTCAAGCCCTATAAAAACCTGGTTTACTGTGGCACCGTCGCCGGCCGGGACCCCGTTTCCCTGCACATCACCAAAACCCTCGCCCCGGAGCTCGTGAAGGCCGCCCAGGCCAGCGGAGCGGAGCTTTTCGTGATCAACAACCACTATTCCCGCGACCAGCTCATCCTCTACCTGCTGGCCAAAGACTCCGCCGCCCTGGCCAAACTGGCCGCGGACAGAAGCGAACAGATCTTCGGCTATCTGCTGGACCGCTATCGCCAGCGCCTGGCCCGGGCCGCTTACCAGAATGCCGTGATCGAGGACAAGTTCTTCGCGGACAGGCCTTTCTCGATCAAGATCCCCAATATCTACCGCCTCTGGAAAGACGATAAGACCGGACGCTTTCTCTCCTTCATCTTCCAGCCCGCCAAACCCACCCGCGACAAGGCGGACAAATACATCTCCGTCTATCACGAGCCCATGGCCGCCAACCAGGTGACCCCGGAGTGGGTTTACAAAACCAGGCAGGAACTGGGAAAGAAGTTCATGGATGGCGATTACATCCTGGAAGACAGATACCGCACGGAACCGGACAGCATCGCCGGCTTCAAGGGCCTGCGCATGACCGGGCACTGGGTGAATGAAAGCGCCGGCGGCTTCGGCGGTGGCTTCCAGACCTGGGCTTTCTGGCACGAGGCCAGCCAAACGGCATACCTGATCGACAACATCGCTTTCTTCCGGGATGGCTGGAAACTGCCTGCCCTGCTGGAACTGGGGATGATCTCCCAATCCCTCGAACCGAAGTGA
- a CDS encoding DUF3987 domain-containing protein, which produces MEQTQINPLNLITFGKSITRPEAIETMPAVNLMAMLQAGQWRKPIEAIRKEKNPILQKEMKLRLPYFVYGVLEGSRSEENVRQVNGIVFDFDHVGEIIPAKQKLMGAAPWFRWLFRSPVDGLKLMIPFSRPVTDKAEYLLIWNLLKAEIEAKSGFQADNTPDLCRACFLSWDDDVITCPEEWLLDLDEWLREHNTESQRRRDGEKQGKGEKVADGVGRKVDVPVNQITGATDVPVGQGPEGLSGPKDKPLRGFANGDVCGSCNAADVCGSTITLDEVQAKSAVEYLAQRKLDRREWIRCGIALYNHFGEDGIVYWLQFAYNPNYSDTPEDLRKVWERLKKYPGVNIGTLFYIAEQNGWVNAITTGATDVPVGQGPEGLSGPKDKPLRGFANGDVCGSCNAGDVCGSSDIRSGSSGENTRKVDVPVDQKPAGLCGKAKGSLLRSEVDGDVNLPKPTLADFPELLDLFRRPQNIHLDRDQLPREIVGYLDLVGRITDAQDGAKLTAFLPVVAATIGNKVFMYNAGTRHYCNIWAAIIGPSTVSRKTTVINQAMKMLQPFKETLRELSPKERNEQDIELSRVTQARLYNLLAINPNRLILQMELSAWMREMGKSYNAGMKQEITDMFDGKDRSIAKMEIDEHIAKPAFSIVGATTEDWFFQELREVADQRGGFLQRFIICIIQNIDVNELRLASVDASDCDRELAAWDEMLAVFRSLPDSRRLLASEEAGDFRDAIYADLMKAIALNANDPQAAYCARIFDNYFWRFCILIFLLKNWRDLREARDNDHLQTWFLHNKVDTRTAKEAWYLCQYYYENTRPFLKQLTEGSKLDEERHLLKILQKAPGQELGHSRLLCKSRMPSRDFRKCVESLVERQAIIFHERDSGYRNRVSMVYSLNPVLNDVDIS; this is translated from the coding sequence ATGGAACAAACACAAATCAATCCCCTGAACCTCATCACTTTCGGCAAATCCATCACCCGTCCGGAAGCGATCGAGACCATGCCCGCCGTCAACCTGATGGCGATGCTGCAAGCCGGCCAGTGGCGCAAGCCCATCGAGGCCATCCGTAAAGAGAAAAACCCCATCCTGCAAAAGGAAATGAAGCTGCGCCTGCCCTACTTCGTCTATGGCGTGCTGGAAGGCAGCCGCAGCGAAGAGAACGTGCGCCAGGTGAACGGCATCGTTTTCGACTTCGACCACGTGGGCGAGATCATCCCGGCCAAACAAAAGCTGATGGGCGCCGCGCCCTGGTTCCGCTGGCTGTTCCGCAGCCCCGTGGACGGATTGAAGCTGATGATTCCCTTCAGCCGGCCCGTGACCGACAAGGCGGAATACCTGCTGATCTGGAACCTGCTGAAAGCCGAGATCGAGGCCAAAAGCGGCTTCCAGGCCGACAACACCCCCGACCTCTGCCGCGCCTGCTTCCTGAGCTGGGACGACGACGTGATCACCTGCCCGGAAGAGTGGCTTCTGGACCTGGACGAGTGGCTGCGCGAGCATAACACAGAGTCACAGAGGCGCAGAGACGGGGAGAAACAGGGAAAAGGAGAAAAGGTTGCGGACGGTGTTGGACGGAAGGTTGACGTCCCCGTCAACCAGATAACAGGAGCGACCGACGTCCCCGTCGGTCAAGGCCCGGAGGGCCTTTCAGGACCAAAAGACAAACCCCTGCGGGGTTTCGCAAACGGGGACGTTTGCGGCTCCTGTAACGCGGCGGACGTTTGCGGCTCCACGATCACACTCGACGAAGTGCAGGCCAAATCAGCCGTGGAATACCTCGCCCAGCGCAAGCTGGACCGGCGCGAGTGGATCCGCTGCGGCATCGCCCTCTATAACCATTTCGGGGAGGACGGCATCGTTTACTGGCTCCAGTTCGCCTATAATCCGAATTACAGCGACACCCCGGAGGACCTGCGCAAGGTTTGGGAACGGCTGAAGAAATACCCCGGCGTCAATATCGGCACGCTGTTCTACATCGCGGAACAAAATGGCTGGGTAAATGCCATAACCACAGGAGCGACCGACGTCCCCGTCGGTCAAGGCCCGGAGGGCCTTTCAGGACCAAAAGACAAACCCCTGCGGGGTTTCGCAAACGGGGACGTTTGCGGCTCCTGTAACGCGGGGGACGTTTGCGGCTCCTCTGACATCCGCTCCGGCTCTTCAGGCGAAAACACCCGGAAGGTCGACGTCCCCGTCGACCAAAAGCCCGCAGGGCTTTGTGGAAAGGCGAAAGGGTCGCTCCTGCGGAGCGAGGTTGACGGGGACGTCAACCTTCCGAAACCCACCCTCGCCGATTTCCCCGAACTCCTCGATCTCTTCCGCCGCCCCCAAAACATCCATCTGGACCGCGACCAACTGCCGCGCGAGATCGTGGGCTACCTGGACCTCGTGGGCCGCATCACCGACGCCCAGGACGGCGCCAAGCTCACAGCCTTCCTGCCCGTGGTGGCGGCCACCATCGGCAACAAGGTGTTCATGTACAACGCCGGAACGCGGCATTACTGCAACATCTGGGCCGCCATCATCGGGCCCTCCACCGTTTCCCGCAAAACCACCGTCATCAACCAGGCGATGAAGATGCTGCAGCCCTTCAAGGAAACCCTGCGCGAGCTTTCACCCAAAGAACGCAACGAACAGGACATCGAGCTCAGCAGGGTGACCCAGGCGCGGCTTTACAACCTCCTCGCCATCAACCCCAACCGCCTCATCCTGCAGATGGAACTCAGCGCCTGGATGCGCGAAATGGGCAAATCCTACAACGCCGGGATGAAGCAGGAGATCACCGACATGTTCGACGGCAAGGACCGCTCGATAGCCAAGATGGAGATCGACGAACACATCGCCAAACCCGCCTTCAGCATCGTGGGCGCCACCACCGAGGACTGGTTCTTCCAGGAACTGCGCGAGGTGGCGGACCAGCGCGGCGGCTTCCTCCAGCGCTTCATCATCTGCATCATCCAAAACATCGACGTCAACGAACTGCGCCTGGCCAGCGTGGACGCCTCCGACTGCGACCGCGAACTGGCGGCCTGGGACGAGATGCTGGCGGTGTTCCGGAGCCTGCCCGATTCCCGGCGGCTGCTGGCCTCCGAGGAGGCCGGGGACTTCCGCGACGCCATCTACGCGGACCTGATGAAGGCCATCGCCCTCAACGCCAACGACCCTCAGGCGGCCTACTGCGCGCGCATCTTCGACAACTACTTCTGGCGCTTCTGCATCCTCATCTTCCTGCTGAAAAACTGGCGGGACCTGCGCGAAGCCAGGGACAACGACCACCTGCAAACCTGGTTCCTGCACAACAAAGTGGACACCCGCACCGCCAAAGAGGCCTGGTATCTCTGCCAGTATTACTACGAGAACACCCGGCCCTTCCTGAAGCAGCTAACCGAAGGAAGCAAGCTGGATGAGGAACGCCACCTGTTGAAGATCCTCCAAAAAGCGCCGGGGCAGGAACTGGGGCATTCCCGCCTGCTCTGCAAATCAAGGATGCCCTCCCGGGATTTCCGCAAGTGTGTGGAGAGCCTGGTGGAGCGGCAGGCGATAATCTTCCATGAAAGAGATTCGGGGTACCGAAACAGAGTCAGCATGGTTTACAGCCTCAATCCCGTATTGAACGACGTGGATATCTCCTGA
- the xseB gene encoding exodeoxyribonuclease VII small subunit — MNESNDSPLLSFEKSLRSLEATVERLQQEQLDLDLMVKLYEEGIEHLEACQKALEGAELRIRQLNTRIKAGENEGSENG, encoded by the coding sequence ATGAATGAAAGCAACGATAGCCCGCTTCTGAGTTTCGAGAAGTCGCTGCGTTCTCTGGAGGCCACGGTGGAGCGTTTGCAGCAGGAACAACTTGACCTGGACCTGATGGTGAAGCTGTACGAAGAGGGCATCGAGCATCTGGAGGCCTGCCAGAAAGCGCTGGAAGGGGCTGAGCTCAGGATCCGGCAGCTGAACACCAGGATCAAGGCCGGCGAGAACGAAGGAAGCGAAAATGGATAG
- a CDS encoding polyprenyl synthetase family protein — protein MDRKVRLKKDMKEKQELVNIILDRYLPRKDEYPKSIHKALRYSVFAGGKRLRPYLAMCAFQIYEPEVEKITPVAAAIEMLHTFSLIHDDMPDLDNDEYRRGKKATHALFGEGEALLAGDALLVGAFELITYAEIKPKIRVQMVRELARETGVAGLIGGQMVDIESEGRKVDKKTIGYIHENKTAKLIKLCLRFGALAGGAPADEQKALEEYGHKIGLAFQIIDDLLDIEGDPDEMGKTVGKDAHVQKATWPSVHGMAESRRKAQELISQAREAIAPLGEKAEILDTLAEYMLTRKS, from the coding sequence ATGGATAGGAAAGTGCGCCTGAAAAAGGACATGAAAGAGAAACAGGAACTGGTGAACATCATCCTGGACCGTTATCTGCCCCGCAAGGACGAGTACCCCAAGAGCATCCACAAAGCCCTGCGCTACAGCGTTTTCGCCGGAGGAAAGCGCCTGCGGCCCTACCTGGCCATGTGCGCCTTTCAGATCTATGAGCCGGAGGTGGAAAAGATCACCCCCGTGGCCGCCGCCATCGAGATGCTGCACACTTTTTCCCTGATCCACGACGACATGCCTGACCTCGACAACGACGAATACCGCCGCGGCAAGAAAGCCACCCACGCCCTCTTTGGCGAGGGGGAGGCCCTGCTGGCGGGAGACGCCTTGCTGGTGGGCGCTTTCGAGCTGATCACCTACGCCGAGATCAAGCCCAAGATCCGTGTGCAGATGGTGCGCGAACTTGCCCGGGAAACCGGGGTGGCCGGCCTCATCGGCGGCCAGATGGTGGACATCGAGTCTGAAGGCAGGAAGGTGGACAAAAAGACCATCGGCTACATCCACGAAAACAAGACCGCCAAACTGATCAAACTCTGCCTGCGTTTCGGCGCTCTGGCCGGTGGCGCTCCGGCCGACGAACAGAAGGCCCTGGAAGAATACGGCCACAAGATCGGCCTGGCTTTCCAGATCATCGACGACCTGCTGGATATCGAGGGCGATCCCGACGAAATGGGCAAAACCGTGGGCAAGGACGCCCACGTTCAAAAAGCCACCTGGCCCTCCGTGCACGGCATGGCGGAATCCCGCCGCAAGGCTCAGGAACTGATCTCCCAAGCCCGCGAGGCCATCGCCCCGCTGGGTGAAAAAGCGGAGATCCTGGACACTTTGGCCGAATACATGCTCACCCGCAAATCATGA
- the nadA gene encoding quinolinate synthase NadA — MKIEEKIDKLRREKGALILAHNYQIAPIQDLADHRGDSLQLSVLAKEAQSKLIVFCGVRFMAETAAILNPEAKVLLPVADAGCPMADMITAEQLIAFKAQYPGAKVVCYVNSSAAVKAESDVCCTSSNAVKILSSFPQDETILFVPDQNLGTWAAKQAKRKVIVWPGYCPVHQWGFTMRNLDHLRAAHPGYRLIAHPECDEDIVQQADEVLSTGQMMRFVAENDKLIIATDATFTAYLNHIYPAKELVALNHRARCRNMLKITLHDLLLALEEEQFEVRVPEEVARRAKHCLDRMLELSV; from the coding sequence GTGAAGATCGAGGAAAAGATCGACAAACTGCGCAGGGAGAAAGGGGCCCTCATCCTGGCGCACAACTATCAGATCGCTCCCATCCAAGACCTGGCCGACCACCGGGGGGATTCGTTGCAGCTCTCCGTGCTGGCCAAAGAGGCCCAAAGCAAGCTTATCGTTTTTTGTGGCGTGCGTTTCATGGCGGAAACCGCCGCCATCCTCAATCCGGAGGCGAAAGTGCTGCTGCCGGTGGCCGATGCCGGCTGCCCCATGGCGGACATGATCACGGCCGAACAGCTGATCGCCTTCAAGGCCCAGTATCCCGGCGCGAAGGTCGTCTGCTACGTGAATTCCAGCGCCGCCGTCAAGGCGGAGAGCGACGTTTGCTGCACCTCCTCGAACGCCGTGAAGATCCTCTCCTCTTTTCCCCAGGATGAAACCATCCTCTTCGTTCCAGACCAGAATCTGGGCACCTGGGCGGCCAAACAGGCCAAACGCAAGGTGATCGTCTGGCCGGGCTATTGCCCCGTGCATCAGTGGGGTTTCACCATGCGCAATCTGGACCACCTCCGCGCCGCCCATCCCGGATACCGGCTGATCGCCCATCCGGAGTGCGATGAAGACATCGTGCAGCAGGCCGACGAGGTGCTCTCCACCGGGCAGATGATGCGCTTCGTGGCGGAAAACGACAAGTTGATCATCGCCACGGACGCCACTTTCACCGCTTACCTGAACCACATTTACCCAGCCAAGGAACTGGTGGCCCTGAACCATCGCGCCCGCTGCCGCAACATGCTCAAGATCACCCTGCACGATCTGCTGCTGGCGCTGGAGGAAGAGCAGTTCGAGGTGCGGGTGCCGGAAGAGGTGGCCCGGCGGGCGAAACACTGCCTGGACCGCATGCTGGAGCTCTCCGTCTGA